In Anaerolineales bacterium, one DNA window encodes the following:
- a CDS encoding phage holin family protein codes for MTRFLLRWAINAAGLYAAIWIVPGIDYLGEWSGILWVALIFGLLNALVRPLLKLLTCPLIILTLGLFSIIVNTFMLMLTSAVGQSFGLAFMVDGFWSALLGSLVISLVSVVLSLLVREELKGKG; via the coding sequence ATGACAAGATTTCTACTTCGCTGGGCGATCAATGCGGCGGGACTATATGCCGCGATCTGGATCGTGCCGGGCATCGATTACCTTGGGGAGTGGTCGGGCATCCTGTGGGTCGCGCTCATCTTCGGCCTGCTGAATGCGCTGGTGCGCCCCCTGCTCAAACTGCTCACCTGCCCGCTCATCATCCTGACGCTGGGACTGTTCAGCATCATCGTCAACACCTTCATGCTGATGCTGACCAGCGCCGTCGGCCAGTCGTTCGGCCTGGCCTTCATGGTGGACGGTTTCTGGTCTGCGCTGTTGGGCAGCCTGGTCATCAGCCTGGTCAGTGTGGTGTTGAGCCTCCTGGTCCGCGAGGAGTTGAAGGGAAAAGGCTAG
- a CDS encoding GNAT family N-acetyltransferase, producing the protein MASITIPAREDAQAHPHLRPLSILRDLPAVADLIELCFADSMDGEGRRYVQDMRRAGSDNSFIKWANRAAETTSLPLTGYIWEEAGRIVGNASLVPFRQRGQRLYLIANVAVHPSQRGRGIARALTERALRHAREKKVDTIWLHVRDDNASAIHLYSELGFVERARRTTWKASTDSQAELLDTGIAVTGRHPAFWETQRHWLARLYPEALSWHRNWNFNSLKPGLWNWLYLFFVDMNIRQWAAVKKDQPEATLAWIPDGRGEEGLFAGAGEGSDPEALTALLIRARRDLYHLYPAVSMDFPAGLFDGAIQAAGFKPARTLIWMQAPL; encoded by the coding sequence ATGGCATCCATCACCATCCCCGCGCGGGAGGACGCGCAGGCGCATCCGCACCTGCGCCCGCTCAGCATCCTCAGGGACCTGCCCGCCGTGGCAGACCTGATCGAACTGTGCTTTGCCGACAGCATGGACGGCGAAGGCCGGCGCTACGTGCAGGACATGCGCCGCGCGGGCAGCGACAACTCCTTCATCAAGTGGGCCAATCGCGCCGCCGAAACCACCTCCCTGCCGCTGACCGGCTACATCTGGGAGGAGGCAGGGCGCATCGTCGGCAATGCCAGCCTCGTCCCCTTCCGGCAGCGCGGCCAGCGGCTCTATCTGATCGCCAACGTCGCCGTCCACCCTTCACAACGCGGCAGGGGCATCGCGCGCGCGCTCACCGAACGCGCCCTGCGGCACGCCCGTGAAAAAAAGGTGGATACCATCTGGCTGCACGTCCGCGACGACAACGCCTCCGCCATTCACCTCTACAGTGAACTCGGATTCGTCGAACGCGCCCGCCGCACCACCTGGAAAGCCTCCACGGACTCCCAGGCCGAATTATTGGATACAGGCATCGCCGTCACCGGCCGGCATCCCGCCTTTTGGGAGACCCAGCGTCACTGGCTTGCGCGCCTCTACCCCGAGGCTTTGAGCTGGCACCGCAACTGGAACTTCAACTCCCTCAAGCCGGGTCTGTGGAACTGGCTCTATCTGTTCTTCGTGGATATGAACATCCGTCAATGGGCGGCGGTAAAAAAAGACCAGCCCGAAGCCACGCTTGCATGGATCCCCGACGGGCGGGGCGAAGAAGGTCTCTTTGCAGGAGCAGGCGAAGGGTCCGACCCCGAAGCGTTGACAGCGCTGCTCATCCGCGCGCGCCGCGACCTGTATCATCTCTATCCAGCCGTCTCGATGGATTTCCCCGCCGGCCTGTTCGACGGCGCCATCCAGGCCGCGGGCTTCAAACCCGCCCGCACCTTGATCTGGATGCAGGCGCCGTTATAA
- a CDS encoding DsrE family protein, with protein MAKILVHVTNGPENPTLAALAFLVAKSAIEEGHSVSLFLAGDAVQLIRDAVLDNLAGLGTGKLREHYDAIVAGGGKFHISGMSSKGRGVTDSDLSGKPAEFAMPNVLIRLSLDHDRMFTY; from the coding sequence ATGGCAAAAATACTGGTTCATGTAACAAATGGCCCCGAAAACCCTACTCTTGCGGCTTTAGCATTTTTGGTCGCTAAAAGTGCAATTGAGGAGGGACATTCTGTTTCACTCTTTCTCGCAGGCGACGCAGTTCAATTAATCCGCGACGCTGTTCTTGATAACCTGGCGGGACTTGGCACAGGCAAATTGCGCGAACATTATGACGCCATCGTTGCAGGCGGTGGGAAATTCCATATATCAGGCATGTCCAGCAAAGGGCGCGGCGTAACAGATTCGGATTTGAGCGGCAAACCCGCAGAGTTTGCCATGCCGAATGTTCTCATTCGCTTGTCGTTGGACCATGACCGCATGTTTACATATTAG